One Malania oleifera isolate guangnan ecotype guangnan chromosome 10, ASM2987363v1, whole genome shotgun sequence genomic region harbors:
- the LOC131166662 gene encoding protein DETOXIFICATION 34 gives MDTADLHHAPSTVVESGEEDYPPVHTFEEAKYVCFMESRKLWMIAGPIAFNILCNYGVNSFTNIFAGHLGNIELSAVAISLSVIANFSFGFLLGMGSALETLCGQAFGAGQVFMLGVYLQRSWIILFASCFVLLPLYLFATPILKLLGQQPHIAELAGSFTIQVIPQMFSLAINFPTQKFLQAQSKVGILAWIGLVALIVHIMELYLFVKVFKWGLTGAAAAYNISAWGIALAQVVYVVGWCKDGWKGLSWLAFKEIWAFVRLSIASAVMLCLEIWYFMTIIVLTGHLADPVIAVGSLSICMNVNGWEGMLFIGINAAISVRVSNELGSAHPRAAKYSVIVTVIESLIIGILSMVIILATRHHFAIIFTDSKEMQDAVAHLAYLLGMTMLLNSVQPVISGVAVGGGWQALVAYINLTCYYVFGLPLGFLLGYKAKLGVEGIWIGMIAGTFLQTLILLYIVWKTNWKEEVEQASERMRRWGGGQDEGSSQKVESF, from the exons ATGGACACCGCAGACCTCCACCATGCGCCTTCCACGGTGGTGGAGTCTGGCGAGGAGGATTACCCGCCGGTGCATACCTTTGAGGAAGCCAAATACGTTTGTTTCATGGAGTCCAGGAAGCTCTGGATGATTGCAGGTCCAATAGCCTTTAATATTCTGTGCAATTATGGGGTTAACTCTTTCACAAATATCTTCGCTGGCCATCTTGGAAACATCGAGCTGTCTGCGGTTGCAATTTCTCTCTCTGTCATTGCAAACTTCTCCTTCGGTTTCTTG CTAGGTATGGGAAGTGCACTGGAAACGCTATGCGGGCAGGCATTTGGCGCAGGCCAAGTATTCATGCTGGGAGTTTACCTGCAGCGCTCATGGATAATCCTATTTGCGTCCTGCTTCGTTCTTTTGCCCCTCTACTTATTCGCAACACCGATCCTAAAGCTCCTCGGGCAACAGCCTCACATTGCAGAACTTGCAGGAAGTTTTACCATCCAAGTAATACCTCAAATGTTTTCGCTGGCAATCAACTTCCCGACCCAGAAGTTCTTGCAGGCTCAAAGCAAGGTTGGAATTCTGGCCTGGATCGGTCTTGTGGCCTTAATTGTGCACATTATGGAACTCTACCTCTTTGTCAAAGTGTTCAAATGGGGCTTGACTGGTGCTGCTGCGGCGTACAACATCTCAGCTTGGGGGATTGCTTTGGCTCAGGTGGTTTATGTGGTGGGTTGGTGCAAGGATGGGTGGAAGGGTCTGTCTTGGCTGGCCTTCAAGGAGATTTGGGCCTTTGTCAGGCTCTCCATTGCCTCTGCCGTCATGCTTTGCCTTGAGATTTGGTATTTCATGACTATAATTGTTCTCACTGGCCACCTTGCTGATCCCGTTATTGCAGTTGGATCCCTTTCTATCTG TATGAATGTAAATGGTTGGGAGGGCATGCTGTTCATTGGGATCAATGCAGCTATAAG CGTTCGGGTTTCGAATGAACTTGGGTCGGCACATCCCCGGGCAGCCAAATACTCTGTCATCGTCACAGTCATCGAGTCTCTCATTATAGGGATTCTAAGCATGGTTATCATCTTGGCAACTAGGCACCACTTTGCCATTATATTCACAGACAGCAAGGAGATGCAAGACGCTGTTGCTCACTTAGCCTACCTTCTGGGCATGACCATGTTGCTTAACAGCGTTCAGCCAGTTATATCAG GTGTTGCTGTTGGTGGAGGATGGCAAGCACTGGTGGCTTATATTAATTTGACTTGTTACTACGTTTTTGGGCTCCCTCTTGGGTTCCTTCTGGGTTACAAAGCAAAGTTAGGTGTGGAG GGAATCTGGATCGGTATGATCGCTGGGACTTTTCTGCAAACCTTGATCCTTCTGTACATCGTTTGGAAGACCAACTGGAAAGAGGAG GTAGAACAAGCATCAGAAAGGATGCGGAGATGGGGCGGGGGGCAGGACGAAGGATCTTCGCAGAAAGTAGAGTCCTTTTGA